A region from the Oceanidesulfovibrio marinus genome encodes:
- a CDS encoding PilZ domain-containing protein, with translation MDKFKFNVPDRDNKRRAYRVNVHGLRVYIPEREESYPARDLSAVGMCIMASEGSFQWGEVFECEVFMEDQSYVSGLYAKVQRLLPDGQVGVSFEELDPRNEARLDKLVLETQKRMINQKRARESSQDPDND, from the coding sequence GTGGACAAGTTTAAATTCAACGTTCCGGATCGCGACAACAAGCGTCGCGCATATCGCGTGAATGTGCACGGGCTTCGGGTGTATATCCCCGAACGCGAGGAGAGCTATCCAGCACGGGACCTGAGCGCCGTCGGCATGTGCATTATGGCGTCCGAGGGCAGCTTTCAGTGGGGCGAGGTCTTTGAATGCGAAGTGTTCATGGAGGACCAGTCCTATGTTTCCGGATTGTACGCCAAGGTGCAGCGTTTACTGCCAGACGGGCAGGTGGGCGTGAGCTTCGAGGAGCTCGACCCGCGCAACGAAGCCAGGCTGGACAAGCTCGTTCTCGAGACGCAGAAGCGGATGATCAATCAGAAGCGCGCTCGGGAATCCAGCCAGGATCCCGACAACGACTGA
- a CDS encoding biotin carboxylase N-terminal domain-containing protein — MSVSRHKVLVANRGEIAVRIMRACMKLGHDFVALYTEADAQSGHVRLAREKGGEKSLYRVASYHDANEIMAVADASGATAVHPGYGFFAEDFRFARRVTERNRKLIFIGPSWRVIRDLGDKINTKRLARTLEVPTVPGSDKPIYDELEAEEIAESLFAFQAEQGIDKPLVLVKASAGGGGMGIEEVHDPDMFRSVYRRIRNYAMRQFNDEGVLIEQRVHEFNHLEVQVLASRTGEPPVHFGTRNCTIQSTGRQKRVEVAPGFAPDSISYRFNGNKVLNDIVDHSLKMASKVGYDSVGTWEWIVTPVGKPFLMEVNTRIQVENGVSAMISRIKGDPNVDLIAEQIRLGLGDEMGYTQSDITFEGVGIEYRIIAEDPANKFAPWIGRIEKYGWPEHDWLQVYTQVPTDDPYEIPTEYDPNLALAIVWGKDLEQAKARGKQLIDAFVLEGKDAQGRPLKSNLAFLKEKTDELLEF; from the coding sequence GTGAGTGTTTCACGACATAAGGTCCTGGTGGCCAACCGGGGCGAGATAGCGGTGCGCATCATGCGCGCCTGCATGAAGCTCGGACACGATTTCGTGGCCCTGTACACCGAGGCGGATGCACAGTCCGGCCACGTGCGCCTTGCGCGCGAGAAGGGCGGCGAAAAGAGCCTCTACCGGGTGGCCTCCTACCACGACGCCAACGAGATCATGGCTGTGGCCGACGCCAGCGGCGCGACCGCAGTGCATCCCGGCTACGGTTTCTTTGCAGAGGACTTCCGATTCGCCCGCCGGGTGACGGAGCGCAACCGCAAGCTCATATTCATCGGACCGTCCTGGCGCGTCATCCGCGACCTGGGAGACAAGATCAATACGAAGCGCCTGGCGCGCACCCTGGAGGTGCCCACGGTCCCAGGCTCGGACAAGCCCATCTACGATGAGCTTGAAGCCGAGGAGATCGCCGAAAGCCTCTTCGCCTTCCAGGCCGAGCAGGGCATCGACAAGCCCCTGGTCCTGGTCAAGGCCTCGGCCGGAGGCGGCGGCATGGGCATCGAAGAGGTGCACGACCCGGACATGTTCCGCTCTGTGTACCGACGCATCCGCAACTACGCTATGCGGCAGTTCAACGACGAGGGCGTGCTCATCGAGCAACGCGTCCACGAGTTCAACCACCTCGAAGTGCAGGTGCTGGCCAGCAGAACCGGCGAGCCGCCGGTCCACTTCGGCACCCGCAACTGCACCATCCAGTCCACGGGCCGGCAGAAGCGCGTGGAGGTCGCCCCCGGGTTCGCGCCGGACTCCATCTCCTACCGCTTCAACGGCAACAAGGTGCTCAACGACATCGTGGACCACTCCCTGAAGATGGCTTCCAAGGTGGGTTACGACTCTGTGGGCACGTGGGAGTGGATCGTCACTCCCGTGGGCAAGCCCTTCCTCATGGAGGTCAACACCCGCATCCAGGTGGAGAACGGCGTTTCCGCCATGATCTCCCGGATCAAGGGCGACCCGAACGTGGACCTCATTGCCGAGCAGATTCGTCTGGGTCTGGGCGACGAGATGGGCTATACTCAGTCCGACATCACATTCGAGGGCGTGGGCATCGAGTACCGGATCATCGCCGAGGACCCGGCCAACAAGTTCGCGCCGTGGATCGGCCGCATCGAGAAGTACGGCTGGCCCGAGCACGACTGGCTCCAGGTCTACACCCAGGTCCCCACGGACGACCCCTACGAGATCCCCACGGAGTACGACCCCAACCTGGCGCTGGCCATTGTCTGGGGCAAGGATCTCGAACAGGCCAAGGCCCGCGGCAAGCAGCTCATCGACGCATTCGTCCTCGAAGGCAAGGACGCGCAAGGCCGGCCCCTGAAATCCAACCTCGCCTTCCTCAAGGAAAAAACGGACGAGCTGCTGGAATTCTAG
- a CDS encoding OmpA/MotB family protein, which produces MADNEFPVGVGIDEDNDGPDEWIVTFADVCMLLLVFFVLLYSMSTIDLTRFTDSFTAVRQALGREGMTATHMRVEQEEGAIMESVLLQRQLLADQRKVYTEMRTFMNRKGLEGVIGAVFDEGVITLRLPSGVLFAPGKAEITPEGRKVLSQLKDLFIQRNDQHIDIRGFTDNTPPPEDSRFKDNWELSAMRAVNVLRLLLEDGVEASRMTATGLADMDPIYPNTSPDNRAKNRRVEFVLEKRVGNP; this is translated from the coding sequence GTGGCAGACAATGAATTCCCGGTAGGAGTGGGGATCGACGAAGACAATGACGGGCCAGATGAGTGGATCGTCACCTTCGCCGACGTGTGCATGCTCCTGCTCGTGTTCTTCGTGCTGCTGTACTCCATGTCCACAATAGACTTGACGCGCTTCACCGACTCATTTACTGCGGTGCGCCAGGCCTTGGGCAGGGAAGGCATGACCGCCACCCACATGCGGGTGGAGCAGGAAGAGGGCGCGATCATGGAGTCCGTGCTGCTCCAGCGCCAGCTTTTGGCCGACCAGCGCAAGGTCTACACCGAGATGCGCACCTTCATGAACCGCAAGGGGCTCGAAGGCGTCATCGGAGCGGTCTTCGACGAAGGCGTCATTACCCTGCGCCTGCCCTCCGGGGTGCTTTTTGCTCCGGGAAAGGCCGAGATTACGCCCGAAGGCCGCAAGGTGCTGTCGCAGCTCAAGGATTTGTTCATCCAGCGGAACGATCAGCATATCGACATCCGCGGATTTACCGATAACACGCCGCCCCCGGAGGACAGCCGATTCAAGGACAACTGGGAGCTCTCCGCAATGCGCGCGGTCAATGTGCTGCGCCTTTTGCTGGAGGACGGCGTGGAAGCAAGCAGGATGACGGCGACCGGTCTGGCGGACATGGACCCGATCTATCCCAACACCTCGCCGGACAACCGCGCCAAGAACCGGCGGGTGGAGTTTGTGCTCGAAAAACGGGTGGGTAACCCTTGA
- a CDS encoding purine-nucleoside phosphorylase, with protein sequence MQKPEKVQEAVEVIRAMPQVRQMPRLGLVLGTGLGGAASALKTDYSVPYEDIAGFPTSTVHSHSGRLAFGSLAGVPVAALMGRFHLYEGYTPEEVAFGVRVLAGLGIHTLVVTNAAGALNPLFDAGSLMAVTDHINLTGTSPLTGPNHDAWGPRFPDMSRAYDPFLVQAAMDAAMRIGIRLEKGVYIGVRGPQLETPAETRMLRALGADAVGMSTVMEVLAARHMGLRVLTISSLTNKNLPDCMAETSLEQVVAAAEASSQNLGRLLAELAPALDTPSRGNDAA encoded by the coding sequence ATGCAAAAACCTGAAAAAGTCCAGGAAGCCGTAGAGGTTATTCGCGCCATGCCCCAGGTGCGCCAAATGCCGCGCCTGGGTCTTGTTCTCGGCACGGGTCTGGGCGGAGCAGCCTCTGCTCTGAAAACAGATTATTCCGTGCCATATGAGGACATTGCAGGCTTCCCTACCTCCACCGTGCATAGCCATTCCGGCCGTCTTGCCTTCGGCTCCCTGGCCGGCGTGCCCGTTGCCGCGCTCATGGGCCGCTTCCATCTGTACGAAGGGTATACCCCCGAAGAGGTCGCCTTCGGCGTGCGCGTCCTGGCCGGCCTCGGCATCCACACCCTGGTGGTCACCAACGCGGCCGGAGCCCTGAACCCGCTATTCGACGCCGGCTCCCTGATGGCGGTTACCGACCACATCAACCTGACCGGGACAAGCCCCCTGACCGGCCCGAACCACGACGCCTGGGGGCCGCGCTTTCCGGATATGAGCCGCGCCTACGATCCGTTCCTGGTCCAGGCCGCCATGGACGCCGCCATGCGCATAGGCATCCGTCTGGAAAAAGGCGTCTACATTGGCGTTCGCGGTCCGCAGCTGGAAACGCCGGCCGAGACGCGCATGCTGCGCGCCCTGGGCGCGGACGCCGTGGGCATGTCCACGGTGATGGAGGTGCTGGCGGCCCGGCACATGGGCCTGCGGGTGCTGACAATCTCGTCCCTGACCAACAAAAACCTGCCCGACTGCATGGCCGAGACCAGCCTGGAGCAGGTCGTCGCCGCGGCGGAAGCATCCTCCCAAAATCTGGGCAGGCTGCTCGCGGAGCTGGCGCCGGCCCTGGACACCCCGAGTCGCGGCAACGATGCTGCTTAG
- a CDS encoding SPOR domain-containing protein: MTTFLGRRGAALLLYLAIAAFGLTACQGARSASNTLAPPEPTTAAERRGLAYLKAGSLNGALEQYDIALAQGASPAVINWRKGDAYFSAKKWKPAFRHFKLAIDESPDWELAQEGAGFAAFELGEFHNARVYFERSTELYGKNWVPHAFLAVIYKLEGQLEQAKAESETAYELAGDNRVLADATMKRAFLRAALLKEQRKDEPQTSVAAPDAEAGPLGRLESLAPDTSQPGQESANQESAGQAPEKTGDGWEVVEERRIPGYILGTNGTRSVNATRAARAATAVRADEAAAAQTEKSQQAEANATREALEVEGGNKTAGPTKESGLNMSHEGSVTVIESPGFEDMNGTLAAGNASLAGHRANATSANATSLSASASKVSPANTTAAPSPAPSRQAGESAAAQVSTVAAAAKNATAERAAQSAISANRSAVPQVVEPKIAERKKAEPEKAEPKPVVPTAAGANATAPRNAPHNATQVATAMSAPKPAAPKPAADNATQAGTAEAESQQHNATRPRVASIAEPGMVYAVLESSWREEYRAVNRVADLKKRGIRAHVVPSQVKNKGLWYRVMIGPRKKLQETKDIKEELKKRFGLTDLVILKIPESKF, from the coding sequence ATGACCACGTTCCTTGGCCGCCGCGGTGCGGCGTTGCTGCTGTATCTCGCCATTGCCGCCTTCGGCCTGACTGCGTGCCAGGGAGCCAGATCCGCTTCCAACACCCTCGCACCGCCGGAACCGACCACGGCCGCCGAGCGCAGGGGGCTGGCGTATCTCAAGGCCGGCTCGCTCAACGGCGCGCTGGAGCAGTATGATATTGCGCTGGCCCAGGGCGCTTCGCCGGCGGTCATCAACTGGCGCAAGGGCGACGCCTACTTCTCCGCCAAGAAGTGGAAGCCGGCGTTCCGGCATTTCAAATTAGCCATCGATGAGAGCCCGGACTGGGAGCTTGCCCAGGAAGGGGCCGGCTTCGCCGCTTTCGAGCTGGGCGAGTTCCACAATGCCCGCGTCTATTTCGAGCGATCCACCGAGCTGTACGGAAAGAACTGGGTGCCCCACGCCTTTCTCGCTGTCATCTACAAGCTGGAAGGGCAGCTGGAACAGGCCAAGGCCGAGAGCGAGACCGCCTATGAGCTGGCCGGGGACAACAGGGTCCTGGCCGACGCCACCATGAAGCGCGCCTTTCTCCGCGCCGCCTTGTTGAAAGAGCAGCGTAAGGACGAGCCCCAGACCTCCGTGGCCGCTCCCGATGCCGAAGCAGGACCGTTGGGGCGGTTGGAGTCGCTCGCTCCGGACACGAGCCAACCCGGCCAGGAGAGCGCCAACCAGGAGAGCGCGGGACAGGCTCCGGAGAAAACCGGTGACGGCTGGGAGGTGGTGGAGGAACGGCGGATTCCCGGATACATCCTGGGCACGAACGGCACCAGGAGCGTCAATGCCACGCGGGCCGCACGCGCAGCCACGGCCGTCCGAGCCGACGAGGCCGCCGCGGCGCAGACAGAAAAATCACAGCAGGCGGAGGCCAATGCGACCAGAGAGGCCTTGGAGGTCGAAGGCGGCAACAAGACTGCCGGCCCCACCAAAGAGTCCGGTCTGAACATGAGCCACGAAGGCTCTGTGACGGTCATCGAGTCGCCCGGCTTTGAGGACATGAACGGCACGTTGGCAGCGGGCAACGCCAGCCTGGCCGGGCACAGGGCCAACGCGACTTCCGCCAATGCGACATCTTTGAGCGCAAGCGCCTCGAAGGTGAGCCCCGCCAATACGACAGCGGCGCCTTCCCCTGCACCCTCGCGGCAGGCCGGCGAAAGTGCGGCCGCGCAAGTTTCCACCGTCGCAGCAGCCGCGAAAAACGCCACGGCGGAGCGGGCCGCTCAGAGCGCCATCTCCGCCAACCGGTCAGCAGTGCCTCAGGTGGTTGAGCCTAAAATCGCCGAACGCAAGAAGGCCGAGCCAGAGAAGGCTGAGCCCAAGCCGGTCGTCCCCACGGCGGCTGGAGCGAATGCGACTGCGCCTCGTAATGCGCCCCACAACGCGACGCAGGTCGCCACGGCCATGAGCGCGCCCAAACCGGCAGCTCCCAAACCGGCCGCGGACAATGCGACCCAGGCAGGCACAGCCGAAGCGGAATCGCAGCAGCACAATGCGACCAGGCCCAGGGTCGCGAGTATTGCCGAGCCGGGTATGGTCTACGCCGTGCTGGAGAGCTCCTGGCGCGAGGAGTACCGCGCCGTGAACCGCGTGGCTGATCTCAAGAAGCGCGGCATCCGCGCCCATGTGGTGCCCTCGCAGGTCAAGAACAAGGGGCTGTGGTACCGGGTGATGATCGGGCCGCGCAAGAAGCTGCAGGAAACCAAGGACATCAAGGAAGAGCTCAAGAAGCGCTTCGGGCTCACGGACCTGGTGATCCTCAAGATTCCGGAGTCGAAGTTCTAG
- a CDS encoding motility protein A, translating into MDIATLFGIIVGFALVLGAIFLGGSISIFVNIPGLMIVIGGTFAATCVTFPLEEVLQAFGGGARAFGIKKVKPQEVVSTMVRIAEISRREGLVALEKIKTENALLKKACQLIADNADPMLIRDTVMIEIATMKRRHNVSIAVFKRLGMYAPAFGMIGTLIGLVQMLSQLDDPKSIGPAMAVAILTTFYGALMANLLFIPIAGKLKARTLQEEVQLNIIFEGAKSILENNNPRLVYEKLSSFISPKERRSGGRQ; encoded by the coding sequence ATGGATATTGCAACGCTATTTGGAATCATCGTAGGATTCGCACTGGTGCTCGGCGCCATCTTCCTCGGTGGGTCCATCTCCATATTCGTGAACATTCCAGGCTTGATGATCGTCATCGGCGGAACGTTCGCGGCTACCTGTGTGACATTTCCCCTGGAAGAAGTGCTCCAGGCGTTCGGCGGCGGCGCACGCGCCTTTGGAATTAAAAAGGTCAAGCCGCAGGAAGTGGTCTCGACCATGGTGCGCATCGCCGAGATCAGCCGCCGGGAAGGCCTGGTGGCCCTGGAGAAGATCAAGACCGAGAACGCGCTGCTCAAGAAGGCGTGCCAGCTCATCGCCGACAACGCCGACCCCATGCTCATCCGCGACACGGTGATGATCGAGATCGCGACCATGAAGCGGCGCCACAACGTGTCCATCGCCGTGTTCAAGCGCCTGGGCATGTACGCGCCGGCCTTTGGAATGATCGGAACGCTCATCGGCTTGGTGCAGATGCTCTCCCAGCTCGATGATCCAAAGTCCATTGGGCCGGCCATGGCCGTGGCCATCCTGACAACGTTCTACGGCGCGCTCATGGCCAACCTGCTGTTCATTCCCATCGCGGGCAAGCTCAAGGCCAGGACCTTGCAGGAAGAGGTGCAGCTGAACATCATCTTCGAGGGCGCGAAGTCGATTCTGGAAAATAACAACCCGCGCCTGGTCTACGAGAAGTTGTCCTCGTTCATTTCACCCAAGGAGCGTCGTTCCGGTGGCAGACAATGA
- a CDS encoding carboxyl transferase domain-containing protein translates to MDTDKKLQLLGERLRYIQDIFGNRTNEHIELLKTKLDEFLKREPTLAFPDKVRELASLEDLFTFQENRLERELTPMDKVRIVRHPQRICLKDILENVYDNYTEIGGQDEYSIDPSMLIARAYITRRMRGRVQHQPVMVIGQEKGHGQEFRNGGSVKPWGNAKALHYMKVAETENIPIHTYVFTPGSYPIEDYPGAAQQIAKNLYEMASLKVPVIAVFSEGGSGGAEAIGLADKRLMLSHGYYSVISPEGAAAIESGIRQGQRAPVEFIENAARNLKITAEDNKRMGYIDRIVPEPPLGARPEHYDFFKLLRQEVISATDEVVLKVRGIKLFRAWALRRRKRMQTTRTDAESLYVRWGLSANAREDLLVRRYKRFGNMSRKAFLDPRPTWKRAHSSAYEMLWSVYSFFKYDMFRKHSKKVRRTVEEVGAEVSYVWDRVLTPVNKLRNVLSKPKALPPEKEQQLTQLSYWEEENGSQSGAWKYVSPKAREDRAISCPNAATHGCLDLWAPDLYGDFAGVCSYCGHHFRMEYHWYLYNVFDANSIYEFNEEIESQNPLDYEGFAQKLEQAKKKTGLKSACKTFEARIDGIQLIVAMLTADFRGGSVGAAEGEKFYRAAERARKKHFPFLAYVHGTAGIRIQEGVNGVIQMPRCTMAIRRYIDAGGLYLVLYDTNSYAGPVASFLGCSPYQFSIRSANIGFAGPGVIKETTGMDIPPDYHKAYRALSRGHIQGIWDRREVRGNLQQALLTMGGRNLYYR, encoded by the coding sequence ATGGATACCGATAAGAAACTCCAGCTCCTCGGCGAGCGACTCAGATACATCCAGGATATCTTCGGGAACAGGACCAACGAGCATATCGAGCTCCTCAAGACCAAGCTCGACGAGTTCCTGAAGCGCGAGCCTACCCTGGCGTTCCCGGACAAGGTGCGCGAGCTCGCGTCCCTCGAAGACCTCTTTACCTTCCAGGAGAACAGGCTCGAACGCGAGCTCACCCCCATGGACAAGGTGCGCATCGTCCGCCATCCCCAGCGCATCTGTCTCAAGGACATCCTGGAAAACGTCTACGACAACTACACCGAGATCGGCGGTCAGGACGAGTACTCCATCGACCCCTCCATGCTCATCGCCCGGGCCTACATCACCCGGCGCATGCGCGGCCGCGTGCAGCACCAGCCTGTCATGGTCATCGGCCAGGAAAAGGGCCACGGCCAGGAGTTCCGCAACGGCGGATCGGTCAAGCCCTGGGGCAACGCCAAGGCGCTGCACTACATGAAGGTCGCCGAGACCGAGAACATTCCGATCCACACCTACGTCTTCACGCCCGGCTCCTATCCCATCGAGGACTACCCCGGCGCGGCGCAGCAGATCGCCAAGAACCTCTACGAGATGGCCTCGCTCAAGGTGCCCGTCATCGCTGTCTTCTCTGAGGGCGGCTCCGGCGGCGCGGAGGCCATCGGCCTGGCCGACAAAAGGCTGATGCTCTCCCACGGCTATTACTCGGTCATTTCGCCCGAGGGCGCCGCGGCCATCGAGTCCGGCATCCGCCAGGGCCAGCGCGCTCCCGTGGAGTTCATCGAGAACGCGGCCAGGAATCTGAAGATCACTGCCGAAGACAACAAGCGCATGGGCTACATCGACCGCATCGTGCCCGAGCCTCCGTTGGGCGCGCGTCCCGAGCACTACGACTTCTTCAAGCTGCTGCGGCAGGAGGTCATCAGCGCCACGGACGAAGTCGTGCTCAAGGTCCGCGGCATCAAGCTCTTCCGCGCCTGGGCCCTGCGTCGGCGCAAGCGCATGCAGACCACACGCACCGACGCCGAGAGCCTGTACGTACGCTGGGGCCTGTCGGCCAATGCGCGCGAGGACCTGCTGGTCCGCCGCTACAAGCGCTTCGGCAACATGAGCCGCAAGGCCTTCCTCGATCCGCGGCCCACGTGGAAACGGGCGCACTCCTCGGCGTACGAGATGCTCTGGTCCGTGTACTCCTTCTTCAAGTACGACATGTTCCGCAAGCACTCCAAAAAAGTGCGGCGCACCGTGGAAGAGGTCGGCGCGGAAGTTTCGTACGTGTGGGACCGGGTGCTGACGCCGGTGAACAAGCTCAGGAACGTGCTCTCCAAGCCCAAGGCGCTGCCGCCGGAAAAGGAGCAGCAGCTCACCCAGCTTTCCTATTGGGAAGAGGAGAACGGCTCGCAGAGCGGCGCCTGGAAGTACGTGAGCCCCAAAGCCCGCGAGGACCGCGCCATAAGCTGCCCCAACGCCGCCACCCACGGCTGCCTGGATCTCTGGGCGCCGGACCTGTACGGCGACTTCGCCGGCGTGTGCAGCTACTGCGGCCACCACTTCCGCATGGAGTACCACTGGTATCTTTACAACGTCTTCGATGCCAACTCGATCTATGAGTTCAATGAAGAGATCGAGTCGCAGAACCCGCTGGACTACGAAGGATTTGCCCAGAAGCTGGAGCAGGCCAAGAAGAAGACCGGTCTGAAAAGCGCCTGCAAGACCTTCGAGGCCCGCATCGACGGCATCCAGCTCATCGTGGCCATGCTTACAGCCGACTTCCGCGGCGGCTCCGTGGGCGCGGCCGAGGGCGAGAAGTTCTATCGTGCGGCCGAACGCGCCCGCAAGAAGCACTTTCCCTTCCTGGCCTATGTGCACGGCACGGCCGGCATCCGCATCCAGGAAGGCGTCAACGGCGTCATCCAGATGCCGCGCTGCACCATGGCCATACGCCGCTACATCGACGCCGGCGGGCTCTACCTCGTGCTCTACGACACGAACTCCTACGCCGGCCCTGTGGCGTCGTTTCTGGGCTGCTCGCCGTACCAGTTCTCCATCCGTTCGGCCAACATCGGCTTTGCCGGTCCGGGCGTCATCAAGGAGACCACGGGCATGGACATTCCCCCGGACTACCACAAGGCGTACCGGGCCCTGTCCCGCGGGCACATCCAAGGCATCTGGGACCGCCGCGAGGTGCGCGGCAATCTCCAACAGGCCCTGCTCACCATGGGCGGCCGCAACCTCTACTACCGTTAA